From a region of the Vagococcus coleopterorum genome:
- a CDS encoding flavoprotein, with protein sequence MKNKTIVLGVSASVAAYKSAQLVSEFKKKGITVHVVMTKNSTEFITPLTMQVLSGNPVHTDTMKEAAADKVNHIALAQNCDLVLIAPATANIIGKLSNGIADDMLTTVCMAVPIDTPKIIAPAMNTKMYEQPVTVDNLNKLKSYGYEEIKPISEMLACGDVGIGALAPVTEIVDYVVDKLSIQNA encoded by the coding sequence ATGAAAAATAAAACAATCGTATTAGGTGTTAGTGCAAGTGTCGCGGCTTATAAATCCGCTCAATTGGTATCAGAGTTTAAGAAAAAAGGAATCACAGTACATGTTGTCATGACAAAGAATAGTACAGAGTTTATTACGCCATTAACGATGCAAGTTTTATCGGGAAATCCCGTGCATACAGATACAATGAAAGAAGCTGCTGCGGATAAAGTAAATCATATTGCGTTAGCCCAAAATTGTGACTTAGTACTGATTGCGCCAGCAACTGCTAATATTATTGGTAAACTTTCTAATGGAATTGCAGATGATATGTTAACGACCGTTTGTATGGCAGTCCCAATTGATACACCTAAAATTATTGCCCCTGCAATGAATACTAAGATGTATGAACAGCCAGTGACAGTAGATAATTTAAATAAATTAAAATCGTATGGTTATGAAGAAATTAAACCGATTTCTGAAATGCTAGCCTGTGGAGATGTTGGTATAGGTGCGTTAGCTCCAGTAACCGAAATTGTTGATTATGTTGTCGATAAACTGTCGATTCAAAACGCTTAA
- a CDS encoding coiled-coil domain-containing protein, which translates to MTIKKATYLMIMTLFIAMVFPAQMLAEPIGNISKKEAKAQETAEEISTDIDLLVSNINGKYQKLAKLDEKISDSEQEIKKTKVSIEETQTNIDKRMDVVGEQLQTLQLQSVGTTKFGTLLSANSFNDFFNRMYAISVLGSAQKEKIETLDQDRVKLENLEKDLTITKTKLEEQKDEAKTEEDGLDDQLSGLQSKLAVNGDLLQKYARERVEKENKKREEAIKKAEENNGKGSKDKGKDKGKDKEKPLPEPTPLPEEEPETPGSIMTGQATAYIATGNKTATGTVPGVHRTIAVDPSVIPLGSSVMIIVPGAPAYSGVYIAEDTGGVVHGNIIDIFVGSQDEAVDFGRQSIQFQIL; encoded by the coding sequence ATGACTATTAAAAAGGCAACTTATCTTATGATAATGACACTGTTCATAGCAATGGTTTTCCCAGCTCAAATGTTGGCGGAGCCAATTGGTAACATATCAAAAAAAGAAGCTAAAGCACAAGAAACTGCAGAAGAAATATCCACGGATATTGATTTATTAGTTTCAAATATAAATGGAAAATATCAAAAGCTTGCTAAATTAGATGAAAAGATTTCTGATTCAGAACAAGAAATTAAAAAAACTAAAGTTTCAATTGAAGAAACGCAAACAAATATTGATAAAAGAATGGACGTTGTTGGAGAACAACTTCAAACGTTACAATTACAATCAGTAGGGACAACAAAATTCGGTACATTGTTATCGGCAAATAGTTTTAATGATTTCTTTAATAGAATGTATGCTATATCAGTTTTAGGTTCAGCACAAAAAGAAAAAATTGAAACGCTAGATCAAGATCGAGTTAAATTAGAAAATCTTGAAAAAGACTTAACAATAACTAAGACGAAGCTTGAAGAACAAAAAGACGAAGCCAAAACTGAAGAAGACGGTTTAGACGATCAACTTAGTGGTCTTCAAAGTAAGTTGGCAGTAAATGGTGATTTACTTCAAAAATATGCTCGTGAACGCGTTGAAAAAGAAAATAAAAAACGTGAAGAAGCAATTAAAAAAGCAGAAGAAAATAACGGGAAAGGTAGTAAAGATAAAGGAAAAGATAAAGGAAAAGATAAAGAGAAGCCTTTACCCGAGCCCACACCATTGCCTGAGGAAGAACCAGAAACACCAGGTAGTATTATGACCGGTCAAGCTACAGCGTATATAGCAACAGGTAATAAGACAGCAACTGGGACAGTTCCTGGTGTACATCGTACCATTGCGGTAGACCCTAGCGTGATTCCTTTGGGATCATCAGTTATGATTATTGTTCCGGGAGCGCCTGCTTATTCTGGCGTATACATTGCTGAAGATACAGGTGGAGTGGTTCACGGGAATATTATTGATATTTTTGTTGGCAGTCAAGACGAAGCAGTTGATTTCGGAAGACAATCAATTCAATTCCAAATTCTATAA
- a CDS encoding GNAT family N-acetyltransferase has product MIRKAKIEDRDQVIPLIMVILEDMELPFLKKYGYDKVVEVLKAGFEDDTFRYSYKRAIVDELEGNVAGMAYGYNESEEAIVDLPLKKIFPEIGIDASEQMFTDKEAFPNEWYLDSISVREDQRGRGVGARLLNALPEFAKSQGASRLGLSVDDGNPRAKKLYMREGFSEIGRKTISGHLYDHMQKEI; this is encoded by the coding sequence ATGATTAGAAAAGCAAAAATAGAAGATCGAGATCAGGTTATTCCTTTAATTATGGTCATATTAGAAGATATGGAATTACCATTCTTAAAAAAATATGGCTACGATAAAGTAGTGGAAGTACTGAAAGCGGGTTTTGAAGATGATACTTTCCGATATAGCTATAAGCGAGCAATCGTTGATGAACTTGAGGGAAATGTTGCTGGGATGGCTTATGGATACAATGAGTCAGAAGAAGCGATTGTTGATTTGCCGTTAAAGAAAATTTTCCCTGAAATTGGGATAGACGCTTCAGAACAGATGTTTACCGATAAAGAAGCGTTTCCGAACGAATGGTATTTAGATAGTATTTCAGTAAGAGAAGATCAACGTGGACGAGGAGTAGGTGCAAGGTTGTTAAACGCACTACCTGAGTTTGCAAAAAGCCAAGGGGCCTCTCGTTTAGGATTAAGTGTGGACGATGGCAATCCAAGAGCTAAAAAACTTTATATGCGTGAAGGATTTTCTGAAATAGGTCGTAAGACAATTAGTGGTCATTTGTATGATCACATGCAAAAAGAAATATAA
- a CDS encoding Cof-type HAD-IIB family hydrolase: protein MIELIASDMDGTLLNNDMKISTENAAAVKLAQKQGVHFLVATGRSHTEAQPVLSEVGIKCPMITVNGAQAFDKEGQELFTFALDKNQTKQIIETLTKAELYFEIATTHGVYSIGEKERKENAVQLLLNHYDNYTEESARAFAPEHLEQLPVNFIANYNDLLDNTNIKILKFIVFSYNNPGQFIQAQEEISNQRDISVTSSFVGNFEVNHIDAQKGKAVTRYAQSLNIPLEKIMTLGDNLNDLSMLAITPHSFAMANAATKTKEIAQYETDTNVDHGVAKAILKMCK from the coding sequence ATGATTGAATTAATTGCATCTGATATGGATGGAACGCTTTTAAATAACGATATGAAGATATCAACTGAAAATGCTGCCGCAGTCAAACTTGCCCAAAAACAAGGAGTTCACTTCTTAGTAGCTACAGGGCGTAGCCACACTGAAGCTCAACCCGTATTATCTGAAGTTGGAATTAAATGCCCCATGATTACCGTAAATGGCGCACAAGCTTTTGATAAAGAAGGACAGGAATTATTCACTTTCGCACTTGATAAAAATCAAACAAAACAAATTATTGAAACCCTAACTAAAGCCGAGCTATATTTTGAAATTGCTACTACACACGGTGTTTACTCAATTGGTGAAAAAGAACGTAAGGAGAACGCCGTACAGCTATTACTTAACCATTATGACAACTATACTGAGGAATCTGCTCGTGCCTTTGCACCAGAACATTTAGAACAATTACCTGTTAATTTTATTGCAAACTACAATGATTTATTGGATAATACAAACATTAAAATTCTAAAATTTATTGTCTTTTCATATAATAATCCCGGACAATTTATTCAGGCTCAAGAAGAAATCTCAAATCAACGTGATATTTCAGTAACATCATCTTTTGTTGGTAACTTTGAAGTTAATCATATTGATGCACAAAAAGGTAAAGCCGTAACACGTTATGCCCAATCACTTAATATCCCGTTAGAAAAGATTATGACACTTGGTGATAATTTAAATGATTTGAGTATGTTAGCCATTACTCCACATAGTTTTGCGATGGCTAATGCTGCAACCAAAACTAAAGAAATTGCGCAATACGAAACTGATACTAATGTAGATCATGGTGTTGCTAAAGCCATTTTAAAAATGTGCAAATAA
- a CDS encoding uracil-DNA glycosylase translates to MELSNKWREKLNLEFEKDYYKELEKFLEKEYKNELIYPTKENLYSAFILTDFDDVKVVILGQDPYHGPNQAHGLSFSVLPGNKVPPSLANMYKELASDLGIQPVKHGYLKSWAEQGVLLLNTVLTVRDGQPNSHKGKGWEQFTDKAIEVLNEREEPIIFILWGKPAQSKTALITNDQHHIIEAPHPSPLAAYRGFFGSKPYSKTNQLLKEMGQSEINWELPEIV, encoded by the coding sequence ATGGAATTATCAAATAAGTGGCGTGAAAAATTAAACCTTGAATTTGAAAAAGACTACTATAAAGAGCTTGAAAAATTTCTTGAAAAAGAATATAAAAATGAGTTGATTTATCCGACAAAAGAAAATTTATATTCGGCATTTATTTTGACGGACTTTGATGATGTAAAAGTTGTGATTTTGGGACAAGATCCTTATCATGGACCAAACCAAGCTCATGGTTTGAGTTTTTCTGTGTTACCAGGAAATAAGGTGCCTCCATCATTAGCGAATATGTATAAAGAATTGGCATCAGATTTAGGGATCCAGCCAGTTAAACATGGGTACTTAAAATCTTGGGCGGAACAAGGTGTATTGTTATTAAACACTGTTTTAACGGTTAGAGACGGGCAGCCTAATTCACATAAAGGAAAAGGCTGGGAACAATTCACTGATAAAGCCATTGAGGTTCTTAACGAGAGGGAGGAACCTATTATCTTTATTTTGTGGGGAAAGCCGGCTCAATCAAAGACAGCATTGATTACTAATGATCAACATCATATTATTGAAGCTCCACACCCAAGCCCATTAGCCGCATATCGAGGTTTTTTTGGAAGTAAGCCATACTCTAAGACAAATCAATTATTAAAAGAGATGGGTCAAAGTGAAATTAATTGGGAGTTGCCAGAAATAGTGTAA
- the pta gene encoding phosphate acetyltransferase has protein sequence MDIFEGLKQQINGKDIKIVFPEGNDFRVLGAAIRLAADGLLEPVVIGDEVAIAKLAEENGVKADGLTIINPATYGEFDEMVASFVERRKGKATEDQARTMLQDPNYFGTMLVYMDKAEGMVSGAVHSTGDTVRPALQIIKTKPGISRTSGAFLMVREDEKYIFSDCAINVNPNAQELAEIAVASAKTAEMFDIEPKVAMLSFSTKGSASAEEVTKVAEATKIAQELAPEYQIDGEMQFDAAFVESVGKQKAPDSKVAGQATVFMFPEIQSGNIGYKIAQRLGGFQAIGPVLQGLNKPVSDLSRGCNEEDVYKLALITAGQAAMA, from the coding sequence ATGGATATTTTTGAAGGATTAAAACAACAAATTAATGGAAAAGATATTAAAATCGTTTTTCCAGAAGGTAATGATTTTCGCGTATTAGGCGCAGCTATTCGTTTAGCAGCTGATGGCTTATTAGAACCAGTAGTGATTGGCGATGAAGTAGCTATTGCTAAATTAGCAGAAGAAAATGGTGTTAAAGCTGATGGCTTAACAATTATTAACCCTGCTACTTACGGTGAATTTGATGAGATGGTAGCCTCTTTCGTTGAACGTCGTAAAGGTAAAGCAACAGAAGATCAAGCTCGCACAATGTTACAAGATCCAAACTACTTCGGAACAATGTTAGTATATATGGATAAAGCAGAAGGTATGGTAAGTGGTGCGGTTCACTCAACAGGTGATACAGTACGTCCGGCTCTACAAATCATCAAAACTAAACCAGGAATTAGCCGTACAAGCGGAGCGTTCCTAATGGTTCGTGAAGATGAAAAATATATCTTCTCTGATTGTGCAATCAACGTAAACCCAAATGCGCAAGAGTTAGCTGAAATTGCTGTAGCAAGTGCTAAAACAGCTGAAATGTTTGATATTGAACCTAAAGTTGCAATGTTAAGTTTCTCAACTAAAGGTTCAGCATCAGCAGAAGAAGTAACTAAAGTAGCTGAAGCAACTAAAATTGCTCAAGAATTAGCTCCTGAATACCAAATTGATGGTGAAATGCAATTTGATGCAGCTTTTGTTGAATCAGTTGGTAAACAAAAAGCGCCAGATTCTAAAGTAGCAGGACAAGCAACTGTCTTCATGTTCCCAGAAATTCAATCAGGAAACATTGGTTATAAAATTGCGCAACGTTTAGGTGGGTTCCAAGCGATTGGACCAGTTTTACAAGGTTTAAACAAACCAGTTTCTGATTTGTCACGTGGATGTAACGAAGAAGATGTTTATAAATTAGCTCTAATTACAGCTGGGCAAGCTGCAATGGCTTAA
- the tsaE gene encoding tRNA (adenosine(37)-N6)-threonylcarbamoyltransferase complex ATPase subunit type 1 TsaE has translation MTTFVLQNIEETTALGQKLGALLKSGDCIVLTGELGTGKTAFTKGIAVGLGIDQMIKSPTYTIVREYHQGRLPLYHMDVYRIEDGGLELGLEEYFEGDGVSIVEWGQQVQDELPASYLQIKLNYTEIQNERTIQFIPKGLRATELSDAIIKNMLGV, from the coding sequence ATGACGACATTTGTATTACAAAATATTGAGGAAACAACTGCTTTAGGACAGAAGTTAGGTGCCCTATTAAAGTCAGGTGATTGCATTGTCTTAACGGGTGAACTAGGAACAGGGAAGACGGCTTTTACAAAAGGGATTGCTGTTGGATTAGGAATTGATCAAATGATTAAAAGTCCAACGTATACTATTGTTCGTGAATATCATCAAGGACGATTACCTCTATATCATATGGATGTCTACCGGATAGAAGATGGTGGCTTGGAATTGGGTCTAGAAGAGTATTTTGAAGGCGATGGGGTTTCAATCGTTGAATGGGGACAGCAAGTTCAAGATGAACTACCGGCTAGTTATTTACAAATAAAACTAAATTATACTGAAATACAAAACGAACGAACAATCCAGTTTATTCCAAAGGGATTGAGAGCGACTGAATTATCAGACGCTATTATCAAAAATATGCTAGGAGTGTAA
- a CDS encoding GNAT family N-acetyltransferase — protein sequence MEEIEIIVKEAVPEDALFVQRAMADLSEETDFLTITQADITLPESIMANQLEQLYQSENNLLLLALAGDKIIGIASVKSDSHPSVSHVGEVGICIYKEFWGIGLGNMLLEEVKSWAIESEIVRRLELQVQVRNKRACQLYQKVGFEIEGESQRAAISSEGEWQSVYTMGLLID from the coding sequence TTGGAAGAAATAGAAATCATCGTAAAAGAGGCTGTTCCAGAAGATGCTCTTTTTGTTCAACGAGCAATGGCGGATTTGTCTGAAGAAACCGATTTTTTAACCATTACTCAAGCAGACATCACATTGCCTGAATCAATAATGGCGAATCAGCTGGAACAACTATATCAATCGGAAAACAACTTATTACTCCTTGCACTAGCAGGTGATAAAATCATTGGTATTGCCAGTGTTAAAAGTGATAGCCATCCAAGCGTTTCCCATGTTGGGGAAGTGGGTATCTGTATTTATAAAGAGTTTTGGGGCATAGGTCTGGGTAATATGTTATTAGAAGAAGTCAAAAGTTGGGCAATCGAAAGTGAAATTGTCAGAAGACTTGAATTGCAAGTTCAAGTTAGAAACAAACGAGCTTGTCAACTTTACCAAAAGGTTGGATTTGAAATCGAAGGTGAATCCCAAAGAGCAGCAATTAGTAGTGAGGGTGAATGGCAATCTGTCTATACGATGGGTTTGCTAATAGATTAA
- a CDS encoding 3'-5' exonuclease, with protein sequence MNFIAFDFETANAEKHSACSIALVMVQNSQIVGHYYTLIRPETDFHWRNVQVHGITQEDVINAPRFPEVWSEISQYFQDARLLVAHNAAFDINVLKGCLSYYGLDQPHYMSLCTVRTSKKLLPHFENHKLNTVSRNLGIHLENHHHALDDSIACASILLKQEQIFGVEPLKQLVKYI encoded by the coding sequence ATGAATTTTATTGCTTTTGATTTTGAAACAGCCAATGCTGAGAAACATAGTGCCTGTTCAATTGCCTTAGTCATGGTACAAAATAGTCAAATTGTCGGGCATTATTATACTTTAATACGCCCAGAAACAGACTTCCATTGGAGAAATGTCCAAGTTCACGGCATCACACAAGAAGATGTTATTAACGCTCCAAGGTTTCCAGAAGTCTGGTCAGAAATTAGTCAGTATTTTCAAGATGCCCGATTACTTGTTGCACATAATGCAGCATTTGATATTAATGTTTTGAAAGGATGCTTATCTTACTATGGATTAGATCAACCTCATTATATGTCACTGTGTACTGTGAGAACTAGCAAAAAATTGTTACCTCATTTCGAAAATCATAAACTAAATACAGTCTCACGTAATCTTGGTATCCATTTAGAAAACCATCACCATGCTCTTGATGATAGCATTGCTTGTGCTTCTATTTTGTTAAAGCAAGAACAAATATTTGGTGTTGAACCTCTCAAACAATTAGTTAAATACATATAA
- a CDS encoding exodeoxyribonuclease III — translation MKLISWNVNGLRAVVKKGFVDIFNELDADFFCLQETKLQEGQIDLELPGYYQYWNYAIKKGYSGTAIFAKEEALSVKYGIGIEQHDQEGRVITLEYPEYYVVTCYTPNAQNELKRLDYRLQWETDFQAFIKDLDNHKPVILCGDLNVAHQNIDLKNWKTNQKNPGFSPCERQKMTDFLDLGFIDTFRYFNPELEGAYSWWSYRFNARTNNAGWRIDYFLASKKLENCLVSANIHADIIGSDHCPVELIIE, via the coding sequence ATGAAATTAATTTCATGGAACGTCAACGGCTTGAGGGCTGTTGTAAAAAAAGGTTTTGTTGATATTTTTAACGAATTAGACGCTGATTTTTTCTGCCTCCAAGAAACCAAATTACAAGAAGGGCAAATCGATTTAGAGTTGCCTGGTTATTATCAATATTGGAACTACGCTATTAAAAAAGGCTACTCCGGAACCGCTATCTTCGCTAAAGAAGAAGCTCTTTCTGTTAAATACGGTATTGGTATCGAACAGCATGACCAAGAGGGCCGTGTTATAACCCTAGAATATCCTGAATATTATGTGGTAACTTGTTATACACCGAATGCACAAAATGAACTCAAACGACTTGATTACCGTCTACAGTGGGAAACAGATTTCCAAGCATTTATTAAAGATTTAGATAATCACAAACCGGTTATCCTCTGCGGTGATTTAAATGTCGCTCACCAAAATATTGATTTAAAAAACTGGAAAACAAACCAAAAAAATCCAGGGTTTTCTCCCTGCGAAAGACAAAAGATGACCGACTTTTTAGATCTTGGATTTATTGATACATTTCGTTATTTTAACCCAGAGTTGGAAGGTGCCTACTCTTGGTGGAGTTATCGCTTTAATGCTCGTACTAATAATGCGGGATGGAGAATTGATTACTTTTTAGCTTCAAAAAAACTGGAGAATTGTTTAGTATCAGCTAATATACACGCTGATATCATTGGTAGCGATCACTGTCCCGTTGAATTAATTATAGAGTAG
- the thiT gene encoding energy-coupled thiamine transporter ThiT, whose product MSRVKLRVWLEGAIVAALAIVLSMVPTNIGSSFTISLGMIPMTIYCLRRGFKAGLFSGLMWGLLHFLVGNVVFLSVSQVLIEYLIAFAFSGFAGLMMAPVQKSLKEKRFLKTSGLLLVTSLIGCTARFFWHFIAGVIFWGQYALWGMNPWQFSFVMNGGSGLATALVTFIVILLVVQTYPKAVLLEDKKS is encoded by the coding sequence GTGTCACGTGTTAAATTAAGAGTTTGGCTTGAAGGTGCAATTGTTGCGGCATTGGCTATTGTGCTTTCTATGGTACCTACCAACATTGGTAGTAGTTTCACCATCTCATTGGGAATGATTCCCATGACGATTTATTGTTTGAGGAGAGGTTTTAAAGCCGGTCTATTTTCCGGGTTAATGTGGGGGTTACTGCATTTTCTAGTAGGTAATGTTGTATTTCTATCAGTTTCGCAAGTTTTGATTGAGTATCTAATTGCCTTTGCTTTTTCAGGGTTTGCCGGGTTGATGATGGCACCTGTTCAAAAAAGTTTAAAAGAAAAAAGGTTTTTAAAAACATCAGGTCTATTACTTGTCACTTCTCTAATTGGTTGTACAGCAAGATTCTTTTGGCATTTTATCGCAGGCGTCATTTTTTGGGGGCAATATGCTTTGTGGGGAATGAACCCATGGCAATTCTCATTTGTCATGAACGGTGGTAGTGGGTTAGCGACAGCGCTTGTCACTTTTATCGTGATACTACTTGTTGTCCAAACTTATCCCAAAGCGGTATTGCTTGAAGACAAAAAAAGCTAG
- a CDS encoding ABC transporter ATP-binding protein, whose translation MNTKQHPLKRFWPYLNKFKIELLLALFLGILSGLSSVLMTYEIGRGIDAMVGVGNVDFPLLKKVIMYLVGLLITAAITQWLVQIIGNKIAYHSVAKLREDAFTHLNDLPINFYDQTPHGSLISRFTNDLDLVSEACTAIFNNLFTGMTVVIIAFVSMVKINVSLTILIVISTGVIFIISWLVARASQKRFTAQQQIIGDMSSFINEIVGNQKIVKAFHYEDLSENRFNELNMALQIEGQKAQFNSSLTNPLSRFIDHLAYVLIGLLGASILIAQPKAMTVGLISSFTIYSAQFTKPFIELSGLTTQIQGGIAGLERIFFLLDQTTEIDSSTRKLDLNKTIGKITFNKVDFSYLPTQPLISDFNLIVNPGETIAIVGKTGAGKSTLVNLLMRFYDVTNGEILLDDVNIQDYSRASLRKSFGMVLQDTWLFDGTIKDNLKFGKTNATDEEVVAGAKAANIHQFIMKLPQQYETVIGNAGVKISDGQRQLLTIARTMISEPPMLILDEATSSVDTLTEKIIQETFQKMMAGRTSFVIAHRLSTIEKADKILVMEQGQIIEIGSHTELLAKEDGPYKQLYNSQFSK comes from the coding sequence ATGAACACAAAACAACATCCACTAAAAAGGTTTTGGCCTTATCTAAATAAATTTAAAATAGAATTATTATTAGCACTTTTTTTAGGAATTCTTAGCGGTCTTTCTTCCGTATTAATGACTTATGAAATCGGGCGTGGTATTGATGCCATGGTAGGAGTTGGAAATGTAGATTTCCCCTTACTGAAAAAAGTGATTATGTATTTAGTTGGCTTGTTAATCACCGCTGCAATCACTCAGTGGCTCGTTCAAATAATTGGTAATAAGATTGCCTATCACTCTGTTGCAAAATTAAGAGAAGATGCCTTTACACACTTAAACGATTTACCGATTAATTTTTACGACCAGACTCCTCACGGCAGCTTAATCAGTCGATTTACAAATGATTTAGACTTAGTTTCAGAGGCTTGTACTGCTATCTTCAACAACCTCTTTACAGGTATGACTGTCGTTATTATCGCCTTTGTTTCTATGGTAAAAATAAATGTTAGTTTAACCATCCTCATTGTTATCTCAACAGGAGTTATCTTTATAATCAGTTGGCTTGTTGCCCGAGCTAGTCAAAAACGATTTACTGCACAACAACAAATTATTGGTGACATGTCATCTTTTATTAACGAAATTGTTGGTAATCAAAAGATTGTCAAAGCCTTTCATTATGAAGATCTGTCTGAAAATCGTTTCAACGAACTAAATATGGCATTACAAATTGAAGGGCAAAAGGCGCAGTTTAATTCTTCTCTGACAAACCCGCTATCGCGATTTATTGATCACTTAGCTTATGTCTTAATCGGATTGCTCGGTGCAAGTATTCTCATCGCTCAACCGAAAGCAATGACGGTAGGGTTAATCTCCAGCTTTACTATTTACTCTGCACAATTCACCAAACCATTTATCGAACTATCCGGATTAACTACTCAAATTCAAGGTGGGATAGCTGGATTGGAGCGTATTTTCTTTCTACTAGATCAAACCACTGAAATTGATAGTAGCACGCGTAAGTTAGACTTAAATAAAACTATCGGTAAAATCACCTTTAACAAAGTCGATTTTTCTTACTTACCAACACAACCATTGATTTCTGATTTCAACTTAATAGTAAACCCTGGGGAAACTATTGCAATTGTTGGAAAAACGGGCGCAGGGAAATCAACTCTCGTTAATTTATTAATGCGTTTCTATGATGTCACAAATGGAGAAATATTATTGGATGATGTGAACATACAAGATTATTCAAGAGCCTCTCTCAGAAAATCATTTGGTATGGTGTTACAAGATACTTGGCTATTCGACGGAACAATTAAGGATAACTTGAAATTTGGTAAGACCAATGCCACAGATGAAGAAGTTGTCGCAGGGGCAAAAGCTGCGAATATTCATCAATTTATCATGAAACTGCCTCAACAATATGAGACAGTAATTGGAAATGCTGGTGTTAAAATATCAGATGGACAGCGTCAACTTTTAACCATTGCACGAACAATGATTTCTGAACCACCAATGTTAATCTTAGATGAAGCGACCAGTTCAGTTGATACCCTAACAGAAAAAATCATTCAAGAAACGTTTCAAAAGATGATGGCAGGTCGAACTAGTTTTGTCATCGCCCACCGTTTATCGACTATTGAAAAAGCTGATAAAATTCTCGTTATGGAACAGGGACAAATCATTGAAATTGGATCTCATACAGAATTACTTGCTAAAGAAGATGGCCCCTACAAACAACTTTACAATTCTCAATTTTCAAAATAA